The sequence below is a genomic window from Cicer arietinum cultivar CDC Frontier isolate Library 1 chromosome 6, Cicar.CDCFrontier_v2.0, whole genome shotgun sequence.
CAATTTCGTAAAAATTCATTCTTTATTATACCTGTAAGTCCGTAATATATAACAGCCCTCCTAATTTTATTAAGCGTGTGATTCATTTACggtattttatactattaatccCTTTAAATATAAGACTTTCttaatcaaattagaaaaattaaaaaaaaaaatgacagtaatattaaattttttgataattgatattgtttttacaattttattattcgAGAGagaattagttaatattttaattgtggTATTTATTGTTtgcaaaaaaaagaaaaaaattaattacagatatattgataaaaaaaattaatttaattaaaaattcaatgaagattttataaaatggaaaaaaataattcttaataaagttttatatttaaggATGGAAGTTTTTAATATGCTAATATGGGAGAATTGATTGTGGTCCTCAATTTTATTCTTTAGaaacattataattttatcaaaaaaattcagACActgttcaataattttttaccaCATACAAAACTCTAATTTGATTTAACACAGCTACCATATAGATAGTACCtgtaaaatactaaaatttacATTCATCTAATGACATTAAACAATTTTATTCTACCATAAAACTTATTATGGTTTTTTTTGGAGCAAAGCTATGGTTTTATTTATATGatagtatattttaaatatgcaaGATGTTATTTAACACTACAACAGAAAGCAAATATATATCAGTGAAACTCGATCTCTTCTCATGTACATATATTATTGTCTTTCCCTGCTTTCTCCCTTCGGCTATCTGGTTTCAAGCTCTCGCCATTTTCTTTGTTCTTGAGAGCCAATTAACTTAAAATGAGAAGTGCAGAATCCCACATCAACAGTCAGCATAGTTGAAGGAATTTGGGGAAAAGGTAGGAGTCAGATTGAAAACATGGGGGAAAAGAAACAGATGGGTAACACTACAGGTATGTGTACTTCACACTATCCACTTGTGATAGGTAGTTGCAATAGTAATATCATGAAATCCATCACAGTTACGAGTTGTATTagtcacaaatttataacttaggTAGAGAGTTGTGCGTtacatttgtatttttaatgaataataaagGGGAGAGAACGAGAGACAGACTAACGGGAGTGATCAGAGTTACCCAAGTTATGTAAAACTTAAAAACGAAAAAATTATTGTACAACTACAGCTTATTTTCAAATAACTATATCTACAGGACACAGGAAGCACGAATTCtgtaaatgttaaataattaataggGATCAAATACCATGATATTATACACTACCTTTACACAGAGCTCTGccaaaaatgaaagaagaagaaaaggagaagaagattcttccATATGCGTGACTTCATTCATACACAACAAAAGACAGCTAATCACTCATTCAATCTTTTCCAGTATTTCCAACCTGGTTTTCCTCTTCCAACCTTTCATAGAGGCAACCAGGTTGATCAGTCCAGTAACCTGGCTTTTGCTGTATTCCTGCAAGGGAAGGGATACTTGGTCAAGGCCTAAGAATTCAGACAGCAAAATGATGCTGCAGAAATAAGAAAGAAGATATTCTTACCGGGTGCCCACGTGCCCAGTGCACATATTCAGTCTCGGGAAGGTAGTATGCCTGGTTAAAAAGttgaaggaaaaaataaaaatgtttattgCATTGAATTCAATGGAAGTTTCCAAATATAAAAGACTCCTAATTTTGAGAACTGATTGGGCAGCAACACCCAAAACTATTTCTACCGTGTGACCAAAACCCATCTGTTTTTGCGAACAATATAGTTGGAATGTTCCCATGTCCTTAGCTTCTTACCTTAATGAAAGTTTCAACCATTTGTAGCTTGGACTTCACATTCAACGAAGCAAAATGCTTTAGCCCATTTATCAATACCTAAAAGGTGGAATGACAGAAATCCATGCTCAACATCTATGGGGGAAAACAAGAATTGCTGGAGTATGAAATTTCAGTATATTGATCATCATCTACAACTCTACCATAAGAATTCAAACCaaaatttggataaaatatattttaaaaatggagacaggaaatttttttattaattaaagtggcTTTAATGGTCATTTTACAATCACCCCCAAGGAGATTTGAACTCCGCTCCTTAAGGTTAAAAGGTCAAACTCTTACAAAACGAGCTGACAGATATGGTTGGAAGTTAAACTTTGAAAATTAGTTCACATATTAGTGATATTTAACTGGCTCAAATATGTTTATCCCTAAAAATGTGTTATGAAATTAGTCCCCATTAACATGTTATTCCTTCGGTCATACATTTAGCCAAAATAGTGTTTTTAGTCCTCTTCAAGACTAAACATACCAAGTTTTTAACTTGTAAAgactaaaaatgaataaaattcaaatacatTTCAAGGGccaaaataaaacacatttaaacttttcaaaatacaaaataaaaaagtcaacTAAGATTAAATTAGGTTGTTATGATTATCAATATAATAATCTACCACATAAATTTCAAAGACaataattatcaatataattatcTACCACATAAATTTCAAATACAAAAACTATTGAAAACACTGAAAAAATTTGATAGTAGCTAAGAAATAACCTGCAGATCCAATGACATTAGAGCTCGTCCTTCATCACTACATCTCTTTACTCGCGAAAGTCCTTCCACAAGAGTTTCCGCAACAATGTCAAGCCCATAGTCCAACAATATGTCTTGAGTCTACATATACCAAAGCATAATTGTGAATCGAAGGTCATATTTAGACACTAATTACTACTTTTCTATGCTTTTCCTCTAAACAATTTAAAAGCAAGATTTTCAAgcataaatatgtatttttttaaacaaattgttATCTATGTATTTGAGGAGTATATTGCATGATAATGAATAACTACCTCTTTACGGATTCCTCCATGAACAAGTCGTGTTTTAAAATGCTTAAACTCCCCCAGCAACAAATCAACATACctataaatacaattttaaccaTCACTGGAGATATAATGCACCTTACTTCATATAGACTCAattctaaataaataagaaatcaataagcaaataataataataagtaacaagtaatataaaaactaatccTAAGAGATAAGCTGAGGTActctaaaattataacttgatcaAAGGAAATAAACTacgatactctaatataatattaaaaatataagatatttcTTGTATTGCAATTTGTAACACATTCCATTCAGTCTTAAAAAAGCTTTTACATTCCATCCCAACAGAACAATTTTTGAAGTTATAATATCTGGCCCAAAGACTGAAAGGCTGTTTGATGAGATAAAATGCATGCCAACATGATTAGACATTAATAACAATACAAGTATTGCCATTAAAATCATAGTAATGTTTGTTAGCCCGTATAAAACCTTATTGCTAGGAGTTTGTAAACCGTTATTCTCTTATATTTCATCACATTTACAAACACACAGGCATGTACATACTCAAAGAATGACAGCCATCCAAGATCCCAATACTTCAAATAAAACTTTACCAGTGCATGATGCAATATGTTGTTTATCTTTGATATAAAATGAGAAGCTACTGATTCAGtaatatcaacaacaaaaaatgacttGGCATTCAAATAGGAAGAAGATCCAAAAATACAAACCCATTATGCTCCATCCCAAGTTCTTTTACTTCCCATTTACAATTGGCGACACGTTCAACATACCTGTAAGAgttcataaaaaattagaaaaccaaAACTAGCTACTATGACCTTGCGACAAAAAAAGCAAACAGTGAACATTGGGTAAACAATTGTGTTTTTACAAATTGTAACCCACTAACAATAGTGTTGGTATTTATTTAGTAAAGTGACCGAAGTTAAACTAGGGAGCTCACTAACAAACTCGAGCATCATGAACACCAACCTAACTTCTTATCATTACAAACCACATATGACACATTGCAAGACACAATCCTTCATTGTATTTGACAACACAATTTTGCATCCTTTAAAATATAACACAAGATAGATTTTACAACAAAACAATTTTGAATAGCTTTTCCCTTAAAAATAAAGCAAGcctaaaaaagaaattgaatcaTTAATGACAATACAATATTTCACacaatcaaaaaataatattactaatcaatatatttgaaaagaaaTTATTTGCACACCTAACAGAACTTTTTTGTAGTTCAAACCAGACAATAGAAGATATTTCTCAAATTAAGTTCGTTTAACTATAATACAAAACTCATACATTAGAAACACTTCAAACGCAATCTTATACACTCCTAGCTTGGTGAATATTTGTCCTTACCCATTAATGTGCAGCAGTAGTCTTACTGCTGTGTGATGCACATGCTCTGAAAGATCTGGTACAGCATCCACCTAAAGATATCCTTATATATTAAAGATCGTTGTTATCCATACTTTGCTTTCATCTTAAATGCTAAAACAATTGAATGAACTAGAAATTAAACAatccaataaatatatatatatatatccttaaTATCCAATCCAAACATGATCTTCCCCTAAAAGTTGACATCTTAATTATATGTGAAAACACATTTACAAAGGTTTGGCTCAAGTAGTAAGTAAGCTTCATCTCAAGAGTTAGATTGCCCTCTGCAATGCCACTATTCAGTTCCTAGTAGGGAGCAGCAACCTGAGTGAAAGGATTAATTCTCACATCCAAAGGACATCGAGATAACTCATGAGACTTTCTTTCGGGGGTCTACGGGGGAATTTTATGAACACTGTTTTCTCACTACATCCTGATCCATGATAAATGCTTAAATAGTTAAACTTGTAACCTTAAAGTCACCATTGGATTCATTTTCAGATTTGTGCATTGTTAATCCATATGTAAGCACACTGTGTAGGATACTCTAGAACATAATTTGTCACAAGACTGCTATTCCTATGTCATGTTTGGTAAAAAGGATTCGGAAGGAGGAGAAAAGGAGGAAGACTAACCCCCAGTTTAGGTACATAAGTTGGATTAATTAATTGCATTACTTTCTTTCCAAATACTCCATACCAAATAAAGCTCACATATGAGTCAGAGTAAATATCACTATTAGCAGCATTTCAACTTTATCCAATCCAGAGCATTTCAAATCTTTCTCAGTCAATTCCGTAGGTTGAATAATCAATGAATACAACATAAAATATCTGTCAATACCAATTTTCTCAAGAACTTTAATATTAAGATTCCACTTACCAGATGAACATAGAAATCCTCAAGTACAGTTGAATTACTTTGCAAAAGCATTGATTGGAGATGAGCTTTGGATCTATTCAGTATTCGAGCAACAAGAGATATAGTGTCAACAGCCACACATCTTTCctgaaacataaaaataaaagtatagaGACATGCATATAGTACACAGTTTCATCTTTGATTCAAGCCATGAAAATTCCAATAACATAAAAACAATATGGGAAAGAGGGGTCATTCATTCGTTGGTGCATAATTTTTCATCTTGCAATGTGTTTTTTGTACCACAATAAGATGTAGCTTTGATGGAAAATCAAGAAAACAACCACCgattgcaaaaaaaaattataaaacaaagtaGAATCCAAAAACATCACTATGAAGACTGTGATCCCAACTAGGTTGGCACCTCATCCTTCACCAATCATCCGCAACATAcacaaattagttaaaaataagaACAAAGAAACATGGGAGGCAAGTTTCTAATTAAGAAGAAAACAACTCCACCACTTAAAACCCTGAATAATCTCATGTGAGACACGTTTTTTAGCACAGTTGTTGTCTTCACAGAAAATGATAACAAATATAATTCATCCTACATGTTAGGAATAAGCAATAAGAACGTATTCCAAGGAACAATATTAATAgactaaaaagaaaaaatgacaaGCTAAATGACAGTCACATTGCACCGCTCCAATAGAGACTGTCACGCTTTCACAGAAACTAATAGGATAAGATGCAAGTTGCAGTGAAAAGTCAAATATTGCTCGACTTAATTTGAGTTTAGTATTACTTCTGGGCCaagttttaaaaagaaataaaattgctgtttaatatcaaaattttttcataaaattaaaaacatcaatTGACTATGCCGATTTGTTGATAGGTGTTGAGAGTCTCATATTGGATGAGATAAGACCCGAAAAATTGTTTATAAGTGAGAAGCATCACTTGCCTTACACGTCGGTTTTGTATGACCGAGTTCGGCCCAACCCAAATTTTAAGAATAGGGAATGGAAGAAATTTACAGTAGAGAATATCACAACTTTAGTCGTGAAAACCTTTTTCTTCATAATGTGCAaaacattttttcaaaaaaaatatgaataccTTGAGACTAAAAGAAGTCCCCGAGGAGTGACCAAAATTCGTATGCGGAGGGCTTGTAGGTGTCAAATCTGCATGTACAAATGATGAACTCAAAGATATTGGTGAAGATGACTGGGGCTTAAGCAACTCCTCGCAATCTTGGTTTATTCTAGATAAGGCTGTCTTCAGGCGATCTGCGCGtaacaattaaattcaataaataattactACTCTATTCAAAATTGGACTTAGCCACAAATTTTGAGTATGTAATAATAAACTATGCCACTTACGATTAAGAGAGTTAGCCGAGCTTTTTCCACTTGAATTGCTATTCTGCTGACCAAATGtttcatatataaaatagaaaaaaaattcaaacaactGGCATATTCCCTGCAAAAATATACTGAATCAGGAAAAATTAttcagagaaaaaaaatatagcatCTGGAAAGGANNNNNNNNNNNNNNNNNNNNNNNNNNNNNNNNNNNNNNNNNNNNNNNNNNNNNNNNNNNNNNNNNNNNNNNNNNNNNNNNNNNNNNNNNNNNNNNNNNNNNNNNNNNNNNNNNNNNNNNNNNNNNNNNNNNNNNNNNNNNNNNNNNNNNNNNNNNNNNNNNNNNNNNNNNNNNNNNNNNNNNNNNNNNNNNNNNNNNNNNNNNNNNNNNNNNNNNNNNNNNNNNNNNNNNNNNNNNNNNNNNNNNNNNNNNNNNNNNNNNNNNNNNNNNNNNNNNNNNNNNNNNNNNNNNNNNNNNNNNNNNNNNNNNNNNNNNNNNNNNNNNNNNNNNNNNNNNNNNNNNNNNNNNNNNNNNNNNNNNNNNNNNNNNNNNNNNNNNNNNNNNNNNNNNNNNNNNNNNNNNNNNNNNNNNNNNNNNNNNNNNNNNNNNNNNNNNNNNNNNNNNNNNNNNNNNNNNNNNNNNNNNNNNNNNNNNNNNNNNNNNNNNNNNNNNNNNNNNNNNNNNNNNNNNNNNNNNNNNNNNNNNNNNNNNNNNNNNNNNNNNNNNNNNNNNNNNNNNNNNNNNNNNNNNNNNNNNNNNNNNNNNNNNNNNNNNNNNNNNNNNNNNNNNNNNNNNNNNNNNNNNNNNNNNNNNNNNNNNNNNNNNNNNNNNNNNNNNNNNNNNNNNNNNNNNNNNNNNNNNNNNNNNNNNNNNNNNNNNNNNNNNNNNNNNNNNNNNNNNNNNNNNNNNNNNNNNNNNNNNNNNNNNNNNNNNNNNNNNNNNNNNNNNNNNNNNNNNNNNNNNNNNNNNNNNNNNNNNNNNNNNNNNNNNNNNNNNNNNNNNNNNNNNNNNNNNNNNNNNNNNNNNNNNNNNNNNNNNNNNNNNNNNNNNNNNNNNNNNNNNNNNNNNNNNNNNNNNNNNNNNNNNNNNNNNNNNNNNNNNNNNNNNNNNNNNNNNNNNNNNNNNNNNNNNNNNNNNNNNNNNNNNNNNNNNNNNNNNNNNNNNNNNNNNNNNNNNNNNNNNNNNNNNNNNNNNNNNNNNNNNNNNNNNNNNNNNNNNNNNNNNNNNNNNNNNNNNNNNNNNNNNNNNNNNNNNNNNNNNNNNNNNNNNNNNNNNNNNNNNNNNNNNNNNNNNNNNNNNNNNNNNNNNNNNNNNNNNNNNNNNNNNNNNNNAAGAGTGGAAGGAAAGAGCAGGAGGAGTAAGTAGTGCAAACCACATAAAGGCAGAATTGCCTACCTTAAAAAACTCAACATTTACTACTTCTAATTTCTGCATAAGCCTTGCATATTTGTCCATAGACCTTACATTTTAAGACACAGTATCTCATTAAATCCCTAAAAATAGTAATAGAAAAAATTACATGGTAGACAGTAATagattttttaatacaaaatgtATAGCAATTTACCTTAAAAGACATAAAGAAGATCCAGTTTGTGTTGTACTCTCTTCATCATTACCATGTGAAGAGTGAAACCTTGAAAGATGGGACTTAGAACTTCGACTTGGAAGTTGACTGTCTTCATCAATAAAGTCAGCAAGAAGatcctcattttcatcttctGAAACAGAATTAGCACCATTCAACTGACTGGGATCATTCTTTCTAGGAGAGGCTTTATCATCGTGATAGTTGTTGGCCGAGCCTCCATCAAATTCACCATAACTTGACCCATTAGGTTGAGGAAAACCATGACCTTCTTTGGAGGTCGATAATTTTTGCAGAAAAGGATTTCCatttttaatccaatgagaGAATCCACTCTTCCTTGAACCAGTGTGAACCATGTTTACTGATTTATTATTGGAATCGAATGCATTGACATTCATAGATTTACTGGTAGATAAAGAAATCAACGGCGCTCCATCACCAATAAGTCCAGCAAAACTGATAATTTGCACGGTATCTGAAGGTAATTTTAACCAAGTCTCTTTCTCCATGACCATTTTTAGAGCCTAAAAAGAGAaagcaacaaaaattaaaccatttATACAAGATAATGTATTATGGACATTCAGGTACAGAATCACGAAACACAAATAGGAATTTAGCAATTTTATGTCTAACTGGTTAGTATTTAGCAAATCAAATTTGGAGTACTGGGTGatgtacaattaattaatttgtttacaGTGATGAAATCATTACTTTCTACATTTTGCAAGAGTTTTA
It includes:
- the LOC101514493 gene encoding uncharacterized protein isoform X2 is translated as MNLVRELEKDLRIANVICMNGRRHLTSSMNEVSRDLIVNSYSKKKQALMDLLPVLTELRRALDMQSTLEFLVEEGNYWKAFQVLSEYLQLLDSLSELSTIQEMSRGVEVWLGRTLQKLDALLLDVCQEFKEDGYMTVIDAYALIGDTTGLAEKIQSFFMQEVISETHSVLKAIVHEDEEGHAQNSRLTYSDLCLQIPDPKFRQCLLRTLAVLFDLMCSYYEIMDFQLERKDSVAQTSDKCNEDISCSTGEAREVDSDVRACNNSVSSSGDVINGSSSRKESSTINSLTETASSPYSDSHDPVNEARKEENSASSIDSPWYHLRKEATTFVSQTLQRGRKNLWHLTASRISVLLSSAAACSASIHQFLKNYEDLSVFILTGEAFCGIEAVEFRQKLKVVCENYFIAFHRQNVHALKMVMEKETWLKLPSDTVQIISFAGLIGDGAPLISLSTSKSMNVNAFDSNNKSVNMVHTGSRKSGFSHWIKNGNPFLQKLSTSKEGHGFPQPNGSSYGEFDGGSANNYHDDKASPRKNDPSQLNGANSVSEDENEDLLADFIDEDSQLPSRSSKSHLSRFHSSHGNDEESTTQTGSSLCLLRSMDKYARLMQKLEVVNVEFFKGICQLFEFFFYFIYETFGQQNSNSSGKSSANSLNHRLKTALSRINQDCEELLKPQSSSPISLSSSFVHADLTPTSPPHTNFGHSSGTSFSLKERCVAVDTISLVARILNRSKAHLQSMLLQSNSTVLEDFYVHLVDAVPDLSEHVHHTAVRLLLHINGYVERVANCKWEVKELGMEHNGYVDLLLGEFKHFKTRLVHGGIRKETQDILLDYGLDIVAETLVEGLSRVKRCSDEGRALMSLDLQVLINGLKHFASLNVKSKLQMVETFIKAYYLPETEYVHWARGHPEYSKSQVTGLINLVASMKGWKRKTRLEILEKIE